The following coding sequences lie in one Xanthomonas hortorum pv. pelargonii genomic window:
- the rpoB gene encoding DNA-directed RNA polymerase subunit beta, with translation MTSYSFTEKKRIRKDFGKQRSILEVPFLLAIQVDSYREFLQEDVEQNKRKDLGLHAALKSVFPISSYSGNAALEYVGYKLGQPVFDERECRQRGMSYGAPLRVTVRLVIYDRESSTKAIKYVKEQEVYLGEIPLMTDNGTFIVNGTERVIVSQLHRSPGVFFDHDRGKTHSSGKLLYSARIIPYRGSWLDFEFDPKDALFTRIDRRRKLPVSILLRALGYNNEEMLAEFFEINTFHINPDEGVQLELVPERLRGETLNFDLADGDKVIVEAGKRITARHVKQLEAAGVAALAVPDDYLVTRILSHDVVDSSTGELLANANDEITEDQLAAFRKAGVDAVGTLWVNDLDRGPYLSNTLRIDPTKTQLEALVEIYRMMRPGEPPTKEAAQNLFHNLFFTFERYDLSTVGRMKFNRRVGRKEVLGESVLYDKKYFAERNDEESKRLVAEHTDTSDILEVLKVLTEIRNGRGVVDDIDHLGNRRVRSVGEMAENVFRVGLVRVERAVKERLSMAESEGLTPQELINAKPVAAAIKEFFGSSQLSQFMDQNNPLSEVTHKRRVSALGPGGLTRERAGFEVRDVHPTHYGRVCTIETPEGPNIGLINSLAVFARTNQYGFLETPYRKVLDGKVSDDVEYLSAIEENEYVIAQANALTDAKNMLTEQFVPCRFQGESLLKPPAEVHFMDVSPMQTVSVAAALVPFLEHDDANRALMGANMQRQAVPTLRSQKPLVGTGIERAVARDSGVTVNALRGGVIEQIDAARIVVKVNEAEIGGGTDAGVDIYNLIKYTRSNQNTCINQRPLVNVGDVIARGDVLADGPSTDIGELALGQNMLIAFMPWNGYNFEDSILLSERVVEEDRYTTIHIEELTCVARDTKLGPEEISADIPNVSEQALNRLDESGVVYIGAEVRAGDIMVGKVTPKGESQLTPEEKLLRAIFGEKASDVKDSSLRVPPGMDGTVIDVQVFTRDGIEKDKRARQIEESEIKRVKKDFDDQFRILEAAIYARLRSQIVGKVANGGPNLKKGDNVTDAYLDGLKKSDWFQLRMKDEDAADAIERAQKQIQAHEKEFEARFADKRGKITQGDDLAPGVLKMVKVFLAVKRRIQPGDKMAGRHGNKGVVSNVVPVEDMPYMATGEPVDIVLNPLGVPSRMNIGQILEVHLGWAAKGLGRKIQRMLEAQAAVSELRKFLDDIYNHDSAINAQRVDLSQFSDEELLNLGKNLIDGVPMATPVFDGASEAEIKRMLELAELPQSGQTQLYDGRTGEAFDRKTTVGYMHYLKLNHLVDDKMHARSTGPYSLVTQQPLGGKAQFGGQRFGEMEVWALEAYGAAYTLQEMLTVKSDDVQGRNQMYKNIVDGEHEMVAGMPESFNVLVKEIRSLAINMELEE, from the coding sequence ATGACGTCTTATTCGTTCACCGAAAAAAAGCGTATCCGCAAGGATTTCGGTAAGCAGCGCTCGATTCTCGAAGTGCCGTTCCTGCTTGCGATCCAGGTGGACTCCTACCGCGAATTCCTGCAGGAAGACGTGGAGCAGAACAAGCGCAAGGACCTCGGTCTGCACGCAGCGCTGAAGTCGGTGTTCCCGATTTCCAGCTACAGCGGCAACGCCGCGTTGGAATACGTCGGTTACAAGCTGGGTCAGCCGGTGTTTGACGAGCGTGAATGCCGTCAGCGTGGCATGAGCTACGGCGCGCCGCTGCGCGTGACCGTGCGCCTGGTGATTTACGACCGCGAGTCGTCGACCAAGGCCATCAAGTACGTGAAGGAGCAGGAGGTCTATCTGGGCGAAATCCCGCTGATGACCGACAACGGTACCTTCATCGTCAACGGCACCGAGCGCGTGATCGTCTCGCAGCTGCACCGTTCGCCGGGTGTGTTCTTCGACCACGACCGTGGCAAGACCCACAGCTCGGGCAAGCTGCTGTACAGCGCCCGCATCATTCCGTACCGCGGCTCCTGGCTGGACTTCGAGTTCGACCCGAAGGATGCGCTGTTCACCCGTATCGACCGTCGTCGCAAGCTGCCGGTGTCGATCCTGCTGCGTGCGCTTGGCTACAACAACGAAGAGATGTTGGCCGAGTTCTTCGAGATCAACACCTTCCACATCAATCCGGACGAAGGCGTGCAGCTGGAGCTGGTGCCGGAGCGTCTGCGTGGCGAAACGCTGAACTTCGACCTGGCCGATGGCGACAAGGTCATCGTGGAAGCGGGCAAGCGCATCACCGCGCGTCACGTCAAGCAGCTCGAAGCCGCCGGCGTCGCCGCGCTGGCCGTGCCGGACGATTATCTGGTCACGCGCATCCTGTCGCACGACGTGGTCGATAGCTCGACCGGCGAACTGCTGGCCAATGCCAATGACGAGATCACCGAAGACCAACTGGCTGCGTTCCGCAAGGCCGGCGTCGATGCGGTCGGCACCCTGTGGGTGAACGATCTGGATCGTGGTCCGTACCTGTCCAACACCCTGCGTATCGATCCGACCAAGACCCAGCTGGAAGCGCTGGTCGAGATCTACCGCATGATGCGTCCGGGCGAGCCGCCGACCAAGGAAGCCGCACAGAACCTGTTCCACAACCTGTTCTTCACCTTCGAGCGCTACGACCTGTCCACGGTCGGCCGGATGAAGTTCAACCGTCGCGTCGGCCGCAAGGAAGTCCTCGGCGAGTCGGTGCTGTACGACAAGAAGTACTTTGCCGAGCGTAACGACGAAGAGTCCAAGCGTTTGGTCGCCGAGCACACCGACACCTCCGACATCCTGGAAGTGCTCAAGGTGCTCACCGAGATCCGCAACGGTCGCGGCGTGGTCGATGACATCGATCACCTGGGCAACCGTCGCGTGCGTTCGGTCGGCGAAATGGCCGAGAACGTGTTCCGCGTGGGCCTGGTCCGCGTCGAGCGCGCGGTCAAGGAACGTCTGTCGATGGCGGAGTCGGAAGGTCTGACCCCGCAGGAACTGATCAACGCCAAGCCGGTGGCTGCTGCGATCAAGGAATTCTTCGGCTCCTCGCAGCTGTCGCAGTTCATGGATCAGAACAACCCGCTGTCGGAAGTGACGCACAAGCGTCGCGTCTCCGCACTGGGCCCGGGCGGTCTGACCCGCGAGCGCGCCGGCTTCGAAGTGCGCGACGTGCATCCGACCCATTACGGCCGCGTCTGCACCATCGAAACGCCGGAAGGCCCGAACATCGGCCTGATCAACTCGCTGGCCGTGTTTGCCCGTACCAACCAGTACGGCTTCCTTGAAACCCCGTACCGCAAGGTGCTGGACGGCAAGGTCTCCGACGACGTCGAGTATCTGTCGGCGATCGAAGAAAACGAGTATGTGATCGCCCAGGCGAACGCGCTGACCGACGCCAAGAACATGCTCACCGAGCAGTTCGTGCCGTGCCGGTTCCAGGGCGAATCGCTGCTGAAGCCGCCGGCCGAAGTGCACTTCATGGACGTCTCGCCGATGCAGACCGTGTCGGTTGCCGCGGCGCTGGTTCCGTTCCTGGAACACGATGACGCCAACCGCGCACTGATGGGCGCCAACATGCAGCGCCAGGCCGTGCCGACGCTACGTTCGCAAAAGCCCCTGGTTGGTACCGGCATCGAGCGTGCGGTTGCGCGCGACTCGGGCGTGACCGTGAATGCGTTGCGTGGTGGCGTGATCGAGCAGATCGACGCAGCCCGCATCGTGGTCAAGGTCAACGAGGCAGAAATCGGCGGCGGCACGGATGCCGGCGTGGATATCTACAACCTGATCAAGTACACCCGCTCAAACCAGAACACCTGCATCAACCAGCGTCCGCTGGTGAACGTGGGTGACGTGATCGCGCGCGGCGACGTGCTGGCCGACGGCCCGTCCACCGACATCGGTGAGCTGGCGCTGGGTCAGAACATGCTGATCGCGTTCATGCCGTGGAACGGCTACAACTTCGAAGACTCCATCCTGCTCTCCGAGCGCGTGGTGGAAGAAGATCGTTACACCACGATCCACATCGAAGAACTGACCTGCGTTGCGCGTGACACCAAGCTGGGGCCGGAGGAAATTTCCGCCGACATCCCGAACGTGTCCGAGCAGGCTCTGAACCGTCTGGACGAAAGCGGCGTGGTGTACATCGGTGCGGAAGTGCGTGCCGGCGACATCATGGTCGGCAAGGTCACGCCGAAGGGCGAAAGCCAGCTGACCCCGGAAGAAAAGCTGCTGCGTGCGATCTTCGGTGAGAAGGCGTCCGACGTGAAGGACAGCTCGCTGCGCGTGCCCCCGGGCATGGACGGCACCGTCATCGACGTGCAGGTCTTCACCCGCGACGGCATCGAGAAGGACAAGCGTGCGCGTCAGATCGAAGAGTCCGAAATCAAGCGCGTCAAGAAGGACTTCGACGACCAGTTCCGCATCCTGGAAGCGGCCATCTACGCACGTCTGCGCTCGCAGATCGTGGGCAAGGTCGCCAACGGCGGTCCGAACCTGAAGAAGGGCGACAACGTCACCGACGCGTATCTGGACGGGCTGAAGAAGTCCGATTGGTTCCAGCTGCGCATGAAGGACGAAGACGCAGCCGATGCCATCGAACGTGCGCAGAAGCAGATCCAGGCGCACGAGAAGGAATTCGAAGCACGCTTCGCCGACAAGCGCGGCAAGATCACCCAGGGCGACGACCTCGCACCGGGCGTGCTGAAGATGGTCAAGGTGTTCCTGGCAGTGAAGCGCCGCATCCAGCCGGGCGACAAGATGGCGGGCCGCCACGGCAACAAGGGTGTGGTCTCCAACGTCGTGCCGGTCGAGGACATGCCGTACATGGCCACCGGCGAGCCGGTCGACATCGTGCTGAACCCGCTCGGCGTGCCGTCGCGTATGAACATCGGCCAGATTCTGGAAGTGCATCTGGGCTGGGCCGCCAAGGGCCTGGGTCGCAAGATCCAGCGCATGCTGGAAGCCCAGGCCGCAGTCAGCGAGTTGCGCAAGTTCCTGGACGACATCTACAACCACGACAGCGCGATCAATGCACAGCGCGTGGATCTGTCGCAGTTCAGCGATGAGGAATTGCTCAACCTGGGCAAGAACCTGATCGACGGCGTGCCGATGGCCACCCCGGTGTTCGACGGCGCCAGCGAAGCAGAAATCAAGCGCATGCTGGAACTGGCCGAACTGCCGCAGAGCGGTCAGACCCAGTTGTACGACGGTCGTACCGGCGAAGCGTTCGATCGCAAGACCACGGTCGGCTACATGCACTACCTGAAGTTGAACCACTTGGTCGACGACAAGATGCATGCACGTTCGACTGGCCCGTACTCGCTCGTTACTCAGCAGCCGCTGGGTGGTAAGGCGCAGTTCGGTGGTCAGCGCTTCGGTGAGATGGAAGTCTGGGCGCTGGAAGCCTACGGCGCGGCCTACACCCTGCAGGAAATGCTGACGGTGAAGTCCGACGACGTGCAGGGCCGCAACCAGATGTACAAGAACATCGTCGATGGTGAGCACGAGATGGTCGCGGGCATGCCGGAATCCTTCAACGTGTTGGTGAAGGAAATCCGCTCGCTGGCGATCAACATGGAACTGGAAGAGTGA
- the rplL gene encoding 50S ribosomal protein L7/L12: MSLTNEQIVEAIAEKSLMEVMELVKAIEEKFGVSAAAPVAAAAAGPAAVVEEQTEFNVVLVSCGANKVGVIKAVRAVTGLGLKEAKDLTEAGGILKEGATKDEAEKIKKELTEAGATVEVK, from the coding sequence ATGTCCCTTACCAACGAACAGATCGTCGAAGCCATCGCCGAGAAGTCCCTGATGGAAGTGATGGAGCTGGTCAAGGCCATCGAAGAGAAGTTCGGCGTCTCCGCCGCCGCTCCGGTCGCTGCTGCTGCAGCTGGCCCGGCTGCCGTGGTTGAAGAGCAGACCGAGTTCAACGTGGTGTTGGTCAGCTGCGGCGCCAACAAGGTCGGCGTCATCAAGGCCGTCCGCGCCGTGACCGGCCTGGGTCTGAAGGAAGCCAAGGATCTGACCGAAGCCGGTGGCATCCTGAAGGAAGGCGCAACCAAGGACGAAGCCGAGAAGATCAAGAAGGAACTGACCGAAGCCGGCGCGACCGTCGAAGTCAAGTAA
- the rplJ gene encoding 50S ribosomal protein L10 — MALNLSQKQEVVAELADIAAKAHSLIAAEYAGITVSQMTAMRKQARETGVFLKVVKNTLAARAVEGTDFAVVADKLVGPLLYAFSMEEPGAAGRLIKEFAKGNDKLQAKVVSIGGELFPAGHVDVLASLPTRDQALAMLARVLSEPAAMFARAVKAVGDKQGGGDEAAAPVAETAEA, encoded by the coding sequence ATGGCTCTCAATCTGTCTCAGAAGCAAGAAGTAGTCGCCGAGCTGGCAGACATCGCCGCCAAGGCCCACTCCTTGATCGCCGCCGAATACGCTGGCATCACGGTCTCCCAGATGACCGCGATGCGCAAGCAGGCCCGCGAAACCGGTGTGTTCTTGAAAGTTGTCAAGAACACCCTGGCTGCGCGCGCCGTTGAAGGTACTGATTTCGCTGTCGTCGCTGACAAGCTGGTCGGTCCTTTGCTGTATGCGTTTTCGATGGAGGAGCCCGGCGCTGCCGGTCGCCTGATCAAGGAATTCGCCAAGGGCAACGATAAGTTGCAGGCCAAGGTCGTGTCCATCGGCGGGGAACTGTTCCCGGCTGGTCACGTCGACGTGTTGGCATCGCTGCCGACCCGCGATCAGGCCCTGGCCATGCTGGCCCGCGTGCTGTCCGAACCGGCTGCCATGTTCGCCCGTGCCGTCAAGGCCGTCGGCGACAAGCAGGGTGGTGGCGACGAAGCCGCCGCGCCGGTCGCCGAGACTGCCGAAGCTTGA
- the rplA gene encoding 50S ribosomal protein L1, whose amino-acid sequence MAQSKRVKAIAAAVVPGKTYAFDDAIKILKTVTKAKFVESIDVAVRLGVDAKKSDQQVRGSTVLPAGTGKSVRVAVFAPAGAKADEALAAGAEAVGMDDLAEKMQAGDLSYDVVIATPDAMRVVGKLGTLLGPRGLMPNPKVGTVSANPGEAVKNAKSGQVRYRTDKAGIIHCTIGKASFDDEALKSNLQALLLDLIKAKPATSKGTYLQKVSVSSTMGPGVTVDQSSLALK is encoded by the coding sequence ATGGCACAGAGCAAGCGCGTGAAGGCCATTGCGGCCGCTGTCGTTCCGGGCAAGACCTATGCCTTCGATGACGCAATCAAGATCCTGAAGACCGTGACCAAGGCCAAGTTCGTCGAGTCGATCGACGTTGCTGTGCGCCTGGGCGTGGACGCCAAGAAGTCCGACCAGCAGGTGCGCGGTTCCACCGTGCTGCCCGCCGGTACCGGCAAGAGCGTGCGCGTTGCAGTGTTCGCACCGGCCGGCGCCAAGGCTGACGAAGCCCTGGCTGCAGGCGCCGAGGCAGTGGGCATGGACGACCTGGCCGAGAAGATGCAGGCCGGCGATCTGAGCTACGACGTGGTCATCGCCACCCCGGACGCAATGCGCGTCGTCGGTAAGCTCGGCACGCTGTTGGGCCCGCGCGGCCTGATGCCCAACCCCAAGGTCGGCACTGTGTCTGCCAACCCGGGTGAAGCCGTCAAGAATGCCAAGTCGGGTCAGGTGCGCTACCGCACCGACAAGGCCGGCATCATCCACTGCACCATCGGCAAGGCCAGCTTCGATGACGAGGCGCTGAAGTCGAACCTGCAGGCGCTGCTGCTGGACCTGATCAAGGCCAAGCCGGCCACCTCCAAGGGGACCTACCTGCAGAAGGTGTCGGTCAGTTCGACGATGGGTCCTGGCGTCACGGTTGATCAGTCCAGCCTTGCGCTGAAGTGA
- the rplK gene encoding 50S ribosomal protein L11 → MAKKILSYIRLQVKAGQANPAPPVGPALGQRGLNIMEFCKAFNAATSKLEPGLPTPVIITAYSDRTFTFVTKSTPASVLLKKAAGVTSGSKRPNTDKVGKVTRKQLEEIAKVKEADLTAAELEAAVRTIAGSARSMGLTVEG, encoded by the coding sequence ATGGCTAAGAAAATACTTTCGTATATCAGGTTGCAGGTCAAGGCCGGTCAGGCCAACCCTGCGCCGCCGGTGGGCCCTGCGCTGGGTCAGCGCGGTCTGAACATCATGGAGTTCTGCAAGGCGTTCAATGCAGCGACCTCCAAACTGGAGCCGGGTCTGCCGACGCCAGTAATCATCACCGCGTATTCCGACCGTACCTTCACGTTCGTCACCAAGAGCACCCCGGCCAGCGTGCTGCTCAAGAAGGCTGCAGGCGTGACCTCCGGCTCCAAGCGCCCCAACACCGACAAGGTGGGCAAGGTGACGCGCAAGCAGCTGGAAGAGATCGCCAAGGTCAAGGAAGCCGATTTGACGGCGGCCGAGCTGGAAGCGGCAGTGCGTACGATTGCGGGTTCTGCCCGCAGCATGGGTTTGACGGTGGAGGGCTAA
- the nusG gene encoding transcription termination/antitermination protein NusG has translation MKRWYVVHAYSGFEKSVAQALRDRIVRAEMEERFGDVLVPTEEVIEMRAGQKRRSERKFFPGYVLVQIETHEEAGIPRIDNESWHLVKETSKVMGFIGGTADRPLPIRDEEADAILQRVQDGVEKPRPKVLFEPGQMVRVTDGPFNDFNGVVEEVNYEKSRLRVAVLIFGRSTPVELEFGQVEKG, from the coding sequence GTGAAGCGTTGGTATGTCGTTCACGCCTATTCAGGCTTTGAAAAATCTGTTGCGCAGGCCTTGCGCGACCGCATCGTACGCGCCGAAATGGAAGAGCGTTTCGGTGACGTGCTGGTGCCGACCGAAGAAGTCATCGAGATGCGCGCCGGCCAGAAGCGTCGGTCCGAGCGCAAGTTCTTCCCCGGCTATGTGCTGGTGCAGATCGAGACGCACGAAGAAGCCGGTATCCCGCGTATCGACAATGAAAGCTGGCACCTGGTGAAGGAAACTTCCAAGGTGATGGGTTTCATTGGTGGCACGGCCGACCGCCCGTTGCCGATTCGCGACGAAGAGGCGGATGCAATCCTGCAGCGTGTGCAGGATGGTGTCGAGAAGCCGCGTCCGAAGGTGTTGTTCGAGCCGGGTCAGATGGTGCGCGTCACCGATGGCCCGTTCAACGACTTCAATGGCGTTGTTGAAGAAGTCAATTACGAGAAGAGCCGGTTGCGGGTTGCCGTACTCATCTTTGGTCGCTCCACGCCGGTCGAGCTCGAGTTCGGTCAGGTCGAGAAGGGCTGA
- the secE gene encoding preprotein translocase subunit SecE, whose product MNSKIEPSKSASAASADIVKYVLSALLVIVGLFVWFWFSAPERATQFGAWTPQLRALAVIVGLAAGAFVFLGTGKGRETREFMSESRFELRKVVWPTRQEAIRTTWVVIVVVIILSLLLGGFDFVIQKLTQWFLAR is encoded by the coding sequence ATGAATAGCAAAATCGAGCCTTCCAAAAGCGCGTCTGCTGCCAGCGCTGATATCGTGAAATACGTCCTCTCCGCGCTCCTGGTGATTGTGGGGTTGTTTGTGTGGTTCTGGTTTTCTGCGCCTGAACGCGCAACCCAGTTTGGAGCTTGGACGCCGCAATTGCGCGCGCTGGCTGTGATCGTTGGGTTGGCGGCGGGTGCGTTTGTGTTTCTGGGGACCGGCAAAGGCCGTGAAACCCGTGAATTCATGTCCGAATCCAGGTTCGAGTTGCGCAAGGTGGTCTGGCCGACGCGCCAGGAAGCCATCCGTACCACCTGGGTCGTGATTGTTGTTGTGATCATTCTGAGTTTGCTGTTGGGCGGCTTCGATTTCGTCATCCAGAAGCTCACGCAGTGGTTCCTGGCTCGTTGA
- the tuf gene encoding elongation factor Tu, with protein sequence MAKAKFLREKLHVNVGTIGHVDHGKTTLTAALTKIGAERFGGEFKAYDAIDAAPEEKARGITISTAHVEYESAVRHYAHVDCPGHADYVKNMITGAAQMDGAILVCSAADGPMPQTREHILLSRQVGVPHIVVFLNKADMVDDAELLELVEMEVRELLSKYDFPGDDTPIIHGSARLALDGDQSEIGVPAILKLVEALDTFIPDPTRDVDRPFLMPVEDVFSISGRGTVVTGRIERGIIKVGDEIEIVGIRDTQKTTVTGVEMFRKLLDQGQAGDNAGLLLRGTKRDDVERGQVLCKPGSIKPHTEFEAEVYVLSKDEGGRHTPFFKGYRPQFYFRTTDITGACQLPEGVEMVMPGDNVKMVVTLINPVAMDEGLRFAIREGGRTVGAGVVAKIIK encoded by the coding sequence ATGGCAAAAGCTAAATTTCTTCGCGAAAAGCTGCACGTTAACGTCGGCACCATCGGTCACGTCGACCATGGCAAGACCACGTTGACCGCTGCGCTGACCAAGATCGGTGCCGAGCGTTTCGGTGGCGAGTTCAAGGCGTACGACGCGATCGACGCAGCGCCGGAAGAGAAGGCGCGTGGTATCACGATCTCGACCGCACACGTTGAGTATGAGTCCGCAGTGCGCCATTACGCGCACGTCGATTGCCCCGGCCACGCCGACTACGTCAAGAACATGATTACCGGTGCTGCGCAGATGGATGGCGCGATCCTGGTGTGTTCGGCTGCCGACGGTCCGATGCCGCAGACCCGTGAGCACATCCTGCTCTCGCGTCAGGTCGGTGTGCCGCACATCGTCGTGTTCCTGAACAAGGCCGACATGGTCGACGACGCCGAGCTGCTTGAGCTGGTCGAGATGGAAGTGCGTGAGCTCCTGAGCAAGTACGACTTCCCGGGCGACGACACTCCGATCATCCACGGTTCGGCCCGTCTGGCGCTTGACGGCGATCAGAGCGAAATCGGTGTGCCGGCGATCCTGAAGCTGGTCGAAGCGCTGGATACCTTCATCCCGGATCCGACCCGCGACGTCGACCGTCCGTTCCTGATGCCGGTCGAAGACGTGTTCTCGATCTCGGGCCGTGGCACCGTGGTGACCGGTCGTATCGAGCGCGGCATCATCAAGGTTGGCGACGAAATCGAAATCGTCGGTATCCGCGACACGCAGAAGACCACCGTCACCGGCGTGGAAATGTTCCGCAAGTTGCTGGACCAGGGTCAGGCAGGCGACAACGCCGGTCTGCTGCTGCGCGGCACCAAGCGTGACGACGTGGAGCGCGGCCAGGTGCTGTGCAAGCCGGGTTCGATCAAGCCGCACACCGAGTTCGAAGCCGAAGTCTATGTGCTGTCTAAGGATGAGGGTGGTCGTCATACCCCGTTCTTCAAGGGCTACCGTCCGCAGTTCTACTTCCGCACCACCGACATCACTGGCGCCTGCCAGCTGCCGGAAGGCGTGGAGATGGTGATGCCGGGCGACAACGTGAAGATGGTCGTGACCCTGATCAACCCGGTCGCGATGGACGAAGGTCTGCGCTTTGCGATCCGTGAAGGTGGCCGCACCGTCGGCGCCGGCGTGGTTGCCAAGATCATCAAGTAA
- the ychF gene encoding redox-regulated ATPase YchF: MGIKCGIVGLPNVGKSTLFNALTKAGIAAANFPFCTIEPNVGIVPVPDLRLNQLAEIVKPQKLIPTAVEFVDIAGLVAGAASGEGLGNKFLAHIREVDAITHVVRCFENDDVIHVNNKVDPIADIETIDTELALADLDSVEKALNRAERSAKGGDKDAAARKPVLAKLQAALADGKAGRAAGLDEEEKALVRDLFLLTLKPVMYIANVLEDGFENNPHLDAVRAHAVTEGAEVVPVSAAIEEELSQLDDEDRDTFLADLGLAEPGLNRVIRAAYKLLGLQTYFTAGVKEVRAWTVKAGSTAPQAAAVIHTDFEKGFIRAETIGFDDFIKYRGETGARDAGRLRLEGKEYRVKEGDVLHFRFNI, from the coding sequence ATGGGTATCAAATGCGGCATCGTCGGCCTGCCCAACGTCGGCAAGTCGACCCTGTTCAATGCGCTGACCAAGGCCGGCATCGCTGCGGCCAATTTCCCGTTCTGCACCATCGAGCCGAACGTCGGCATCGTGCCGGTGCCGGATCTGCGGCTGAACCAGCTGGCTGAGATCGTCAAGCCGCAAAAGCTGATCCCGACCGCGGTCGAGTTCGTCGATATCGCCGGCCTGGTCGCCGGTGCGGCCAGTGGCGAAGGCCTGGGCAACAAGTTCCTGGCGCATATCCGCGAAGTCGATGCGATCACCCACGTGGTGCGTTGCTTCGAGAACGACGACGTCATCCACGTGAACAACAAGGTCGACCCGATCGCCGATATCGAAACCATCGATACAGAGCTGGCATTGGCCGATCTGGATAGCGTGGAAAAGGCGCTCAACCGTGCCGAGCGCAGTGCCAAGGGCGGCGACAAGGATGCAGCGGCACGCAAGCCGGTGCTGGCCAAGCTGCAGGCCGCATTGGCCGATGGCAAGGCTGGCCGCGCAGCCGGTCTGGACGAGGAAGAAAAAGCGCTGGTGCGCGATCTGTTCCTGCTCACGCTCAAGCCGGTGATGTACATCGCCAACGTGCTCGAAGACGGTTTCGAGAACAACCCGCACCTGGATGCGGTGCGTGCGCATGCAGTGACCGAAGGTGCCGAAGTGGTGCCGGTCTCGGCAGCGATCGAGGAAGAGCTGTCGCAGCTCGACGACGAAGATCGCGACACCTTCCTGGCCGACCTGGGCCTGGCCGAGCCTGGCTTGAATCGCGTCATTCGCGCGGCCTACAAGCTGCTTGGCCTGCAGACCTACTTCACCGCAGGCGTCAAGGAAGTGCGCGCGTGGACGGTCAAGGCCGGCTCCACCGCGCCGCAGGCCGCAGCGGTGATCCATACCGATTTCGAGAAGGGCTTCATCCGCGCCGAGACGATTGGTTTCGACGACTTCATCAAGTACCGCGGCGAAACCGGCGCGCGCGATGCCGGTCGTCTGCGGCTGGAAGGCAAGGAATATCGCGTCAAGGAAGGCGATGTGCTGCACTTCCGCTTCAACATCTGA
- the pth gene encoding aminoacyl-tRNA hydrolase — MSALRLIVGLGNPGPEHAQTRHNAGFRFVDALVERHGARWGLDAKLFGETAKVEIAGQPVWLLKPATFMNLSGKSITAALRFWKIEPEQLLVAHDELDLAPGIARLKFDGGHGGQNGLRDTIRLLGHGKFHRLRVGIGHPGHKDRVVPWVLGRAGRDDDVAIGTAVDAAIDVLPLAMEGNFNEAMKRLHTSKDA; from the coding sequence ATGTCTGCACTCCGCCTGATTGTGGGACTCGGGAATCCCGGTCCGGAACACGCGCAAACCCGGCATAACGCCGGGTTTCGTTTCGTCGATGCCCTCGTCGAGCGCCATGGCGCGCGTTGGGGGCTGGATGCCAAGTTGTTCGGCGAGACTGCAAAGGTCGAGATCGCCGGTCAACCGGTCTGGCTGCTCAAGCCGGCCACCTTCATGAATCTCAGCGGCAAATCGATCACCGCCGCGTTGCGGTTCTGGAAGATCGAGCCGGAACAGCTGCTCGTTGCACACGACGAGCTGGATCTGGCGCCGGGCATTGCAAGGCTCAAGTTCGATGGCGGCCACGGCGGCCAGAACGGCCTGCGCGATACCATTCGCCTGCTGGGGCACGGCAAATTTCACCGTCTGCGCGTCGGCATCGGTCATCCCGGTCACAAGGATCGCGTGGTGCCATGGGTGCTGGGACGGGCAGGGCGCGACGACGATGTGGCGATCGGCACCGCGGTGGACGCCGCCATCGATGTGCTGCCGCTGGCAATGGAGGGTAATTTCAACGAGGCGATGAAGCGGCTGCATACCAGTAAGGACGCGTGA
- a CDS encoding 50S ribosomal protein L25/general stress protein Ctc, with translation MAKTHEIKVERRANEGKGASRRLRHAGVIPAIVYGGELEPVSIQLNHEQIWLAQQNEWFYSSILDLNLNGDVQQVLLRDMQRHPFKQLIIHIDFQRVSANEKLSAAVPLHFVNEATSPAGKSSEVVVTHELNEVQVVCLPKDLPEFIEVDLGELEVGNVIHLSEIKLPAGVEIPELKLGKEHDVAVVAAKHVRIEEEDAAGEEGSEGAETK, from the coding sequence ATGGCAAAGACACACGAAATCAAGGTCGAGCGCCGCGCGAACGAGGGGAAGGGTGCGAGCCGCCGCCTACGTCACGCTGGCGTCATTCCGGCCATCGTCTACGGTGGCGAACTCGAGCCGGTCAGCATCCAGCTCAACCACGAGCAGATCTGGCTTGCCCAGCAGAACGAGTGGTTCTACTCGTCGATCCTCGACCTGAACCTCAATGGCGACGTGCAGCAGGTGCTGTTGCGTGACATGCAGCGCCATCCGTTCAAGCAGTTGATCATCCATATCGACTTCCAGCGCGTCAGCGCCAACGAGAAGCTCAGCGCCGCTGTACCGCTGCACTTCGTCAACGAAGCAACCTCGCCGGCCGGTAAGTCCAGCGAAGTGGTCGTGACCCACGAACTGAACGAAGTTCAGGTCGTCTGCCTGCCGAAGGATCTGCCGGAGTTCATCGAAGTGGACCTCGGTGAACTGGAAGTTGGCAACGTGATCCATCTGTCCGAGATCAAGCTGCCGGCCGGTGTGGAAATTCCGGAGCTGAAGCTGGGCAAGGAGCACGACGTGGCGGTGGTTGCTGCCAAGCACGTGCGCATCGAAGAAGAAGACGCTGCCGGTGAAGAAGGCAGCGAAGGCGCCGAGACCAAGTAA